Genomic DNA from Shouchella patagoniensis:
AGTATTGAAGCCACTTCTTTCGTTAATAATGGGTTTGAACGCACCGTAAATAACTTAAACTTATCATTTAATATATAACCCAAATCAATCACCTCCATATCAGTTACATACCATTTATCTTATTTAATTTTAGCTTACTTTCTACTACACCACAAATAGCAGGACATCCATCTTTTTTTATTCTCCTAAGGATACCTACTTTTGTTTTATTTTGCTTTCTACAAACGTAAACAGAAACTTTTCACATCCTTCTCTTACTTACATTTACTTCATACGTGTACATTGACTTCTTTATAAATTTTTATGAGAAAAAAGCTCCATTCCATCTTTGGAATGGAGCTTTTTCAATTCAAAAACCCCTAGTGGTCATTGTAAGTGGGAAGGCATCTGGTTGATGACACGTGCTTTGCATTTTGTAATGACACTCGTCTTCCGATGATTGTAAAATACCATGCATCGCTTCCAACACATGATAAGCAAGATCGCCACTCGCTCTATGTTTACGCTTGTCACTTATCGCTTGAGCCATATCAAGTACACCTAATCCCCTGCTATTTTCTTGGAAGCCATACACCAGCGGAACTTCTTGAAAAGTCATTTCACCTTGTCGTTTAATGTAAATAGGTCCACCAAAAGTATTAGGGTCTGGCACAATTAGGGAGCCGGTTGTTCCGTGAACTTCCATATTAGGTGTATTAGATCCCCAAACATCAAAGCTTGTTACAAGAGTTGCGATCACTCCATTTTCAAAATCAAGTAAACTTGAAAGATGAGTTGGTGTCTCTACCTCAATCATCTCTCCAAACTTAGGAACAGAAGTGATCATCCTTTCTTTAAATGCTTTTCCAGTTGATGATGTCAGTCGCTTAATCGGACCAAATAATGAAATTAAAGCAGTTATATAGTAGGGACCCATATCAAACATAGGCCCTGCTCCTACTTTATAAAAAAAATCTGGATTAGGATGCCAGCTTTCTGGACCATGACCCATCATAAATCCATTAGCAGAAACTGGTTGGCCAATCCAGCCATCGTCAATTAACTTGCGGCAAGTTTGCAAACCTCCGCCAAGAAATGTATCAGGAGCGGCTCCAAGTAACACCCCTTTTTCATTTGCAATTGTCTGTAACTCATCTGCTTCTGTTAAAGTTAATGCCAGCGGCTTTTCACCATAAGAATGTTTCCCTGATTCAAGCGCACGTTTATGTACAACGTAATGAGCTGATGGAACCGTTAAATTAATAACAATTTCAATATCTTTATTGTTAAAAAAGTCGTCCATCGTTTGCGCTTCCACACCTCTATATTTTTCAGCTTGCTTCACCGCTTGAGCAAAATTTAAATCTGTGCACGCAATCACTTGAATTGCGTCAAACCGTTCATTTAATTGAAAATAGATGTCGCTAATATTCCCACACCCGACAATACCTGCTTTTACTGCCATAAGTCTCTCCCCTTTCCACAATCCTCCTTCATTATAGCGCTTACACTTTTATGCGTAAACCATACCTTCAAGACACTCCTCGTGTATTTTTCCGCTTATAAATCATTATTTATAAGGGCTTCTACGTCCAATTAATAAAAATCTCTATTTTTCTACTAGCATCTAATTAAGAACTAGTGTAAGGATTCTCATTTAGCCTTTTATGCTTTTACTATCTCATCGATTAACTTTAATTCCTCTTTACTAAAGGTCATCTGTTGCAAAGCTCTTACATTCTCTTCAATTTGATTAATATTGCTTGCCCCAATCAATGCCGATGTCACTTTCTCTTCTCGAAGTACCCAAGCTAAACTCATTTGAGCTAACGATTGATTACGTTCAGCAGCAATTTCATTTAATTGATTTAGTTTAGTGATAAGTGTTTCATTAATATCTTCTTTAGACAAGCTAGTCCCTTTACTAGCCCTTGATCCTTGCGGAACTCCTTGTAAATATTTTGTTGTTAATAAGCCCTGGGCAAGTGGTATAAAAGCAATTGATCCTACACCATTCTTGTGTAAAACATTTTGAAGATCATCTTCAATCCAGCGATTAAGCATTGAATAAGAGGGTTGATGGATAAAAAGTGGTGTTCCTAATTTATCAAGTATTTTCACAGCCTCTGCAGTCTGTTTTGCATCATAACTAGACACACCGACATAAAGTGCTTTACCTTGACGAACGAGTAAATCAAGCGCTTGCATCGTCTCTTCAAGAGGAGTGTCTGGATCTGGGCGATGATGGTAAAATACATCTACATAATCAAGCCCCATCCGTTTCAAACTTTGATCTAAGCTAGAAACAAGGTATTTTTTCGAGCCCCAATCTCCGTACGGTCCCTCCCACATACGGTAACCTGCTTTACTAGAGATAATAAGCTCATCTCTATAAGGTGCTAAATCCGTACGCAACATTTCTCCAAAAAACTGCTCTGCAGAGCCTGGAGGTGGACCGTAATTATTTGCTAAATCAAAATGAGTGATCCCTAAATCGAACGCCTTTCTTATCATGTCACGACCGTTCTTATACGTATCAACCTCACCAAAGTTATGCCATAATCCAAACGAAATAGCCGGTAACTTCACTCCTGAATTTCCCGCACGCCTATATAACATCGCATCATACCGTGTATCAGCAGCTTGATAGCTCATTATAAAACCTCTTTTCTCATATAATTCCTTCATTGTAAGCGTTTTATTTTGTTCTTTCCACTTTTACGTTTATACGTTATAATGAATGAATAATCATTCATAAAAGGGAGTCGACAACAAATGACGACAGAAGAAAAGTTAAAAGCCATTGCTGAAAAGATGAACAAAAATCCTGATAAGATTGCTACCCTCCAACGAGCCTATCAATTCCATTTAAAATCGAATGCCCGTTTTGGTGTTACCTTTAAGTCAGGCACAGTCACAATCGAGATGGACCCGCCTGTAAATGAGGAAGCTTGTATCTTAAAATTGAGTGAACCTAATTTGCAGAAACTATTAGACGGAAATTGGAATCCAACTGTCGCTTATATGACTGGCCAACTTAAAATTGATGGAGAAGTTCGCCATGCTTTAAAGCTCCATGAGATCGTCAAACACTACACTGCTTGACTTATGTGAGCCCTATTAGGCTCACTTTTTTATCGCATCGATAATTAATGAAGCAAAAACAATCGATTCTCCTTGATTTCTTGGATCATATCTTTTTGAACGGAATATGATTCCATCTTCACCATTCCAATTATTCTCATGAAAAACGCCAGTTTCATCATGATATTCAAGTAAATCTACCAAGAAACCTGCTTCAGAAAACATTGCCTTAAGCGAATGATAGGTAAACAAAACCTTGTGGCCTGCGCAAATATGATTCACTGGCCCTGGTCCTCCTACTTGAACTACATGCTGATAGGCTTTATTTGGAAAAAAACCATCAGGAACTGCACAACGAATGTACCCTCCTTTTTTTAAATAGCGATAACATTCTTTTGCTGCGGTAAGTCCTTCTTTATAGCTTAAATGTTCCCAAACATGTTCTGCCAAAATAGCATCAAGTGATTCGAGTATAAATCGCTTTTCCCATTTTTCACTTTTTAACAAACTAAGTTCTGCTTCTTCAGTATGAAGCCACCCTGGATTATTGTTATAACGGCCTGCGCCAATAACAATTCTGTTCTTCACTTTATCAAGCCTCCAAACGAAAAGTATTTGGATACAATACATCAAATGTGAATTCACCCTGCCCTTATTTTAATACAAAAAAACCAGCTCGTGGTTTTTGAGCTGGTTTTTTTAGTCATTTGCTTTATTTTTTGCGTCGCCTTTTGCATCCTGAGCTTCGCCTTTAATCTTATCTTTTTTACCGTCAGCTTGGATTTTTCTGTTATTTGTTGCGTCGCCGACTGTATCTTTAATTGCACCCTTGGCTTTGTTACCTGCACCTTTAATTTTGTCTTCTGCTCCGTTGTTACTCATAAAAACGCCTCCTTTTTCTTCTTACTTTTTATATAGACGTTTTTCGTTTTCTTTAAACATTTTTATTCAAACGGATACTTAATTCCCCATTGATTCCGTACATCATCCATTAAAGTCATCACATCTTTAGAAAGATTCATATGCGTTTTGCTATCAAAGAGAATAGCTTTCTCCATTGTTTGTATTTCGTAATTTAGTGCTTTATCCGAAGCTCCTGCCTCTACTGTTTCCGTTCTTCCATCATAGTAGGTAATCATTGCCTTCTTAGCACGAGGGAAATCATCGACTGTTATAAAAGCATTCTCACAAGCAACGATCCCTCTTTTAGGCATTTTTGCTCGCATAGATAATGTAATCGTAGCAATTTCCTCTACCTTATTTTTTAGTAGTATACCTGATTGCTCATCTACGCCTGTAAGAAAAGGTTTAACTGTTGTTAGCACTTCAGTCGGCTGACTTGATAAGAAAAAGCGAACAAACGAGAGAGCATAAGTACCAATATCTAAAATAGCTCCCCCGGCAAGCTCCTTATTAAAAAATCGATTTTCCGGGTCATCTTCTTTTCTGCTTCCAAACGTAACATTAATTGTTTTTAGTTGACCTAACTTACCAGACTGCACCTTGTCCAAAAGCTTTGCGTAAAGAGGCATATGATAGATCGTCATCGCTTCCATCAGTACACAGTTTTTTTCATAAGCAAGGTTAATCAATTCTTGTAACTGCTTTCCGTTTACCGTAATAGCCTTTTCACATAAGACGTGTTTTCCTTCTTCTAAGCTTTTTCTGATGTACTCATAATGGTTAGAATGCGGAGTTGCAATATAAACAGCATCAATGTTCTCATCACACAACATTGCTTCATATCCGCCAAACACATGCTCAACACCGTGCTCCATTGCAAACATTTTTGCTTTTTCATAAGTTCTTGAACCTACTGCATAAATGGTTCCATGCTCTTCAAGAAGAGCTTTTGCAAAATCTGAAGCAATTGCTCCAGGGCCGAGTATTGCCCAATTTAAATTTGTCATTTTATTCCTCCACCTTTTCTAACTATCATAAAGCAAATATACTATCTACCTATCCTTTTAGTAACTATCAAAGTTTAAATGATTCTGTTCAACATTGTAAACTACCTTATAAAAAAACAACACAACCCACGTCATTAAATTCTAGGGTTGTGTTGTTTTTTTATGTTCGTGCATTTACTTTTCTTTAACCACAACTCTTGAATTAATCCATTTTCGAATTGTGTTTAATAATGGTTGACGTTTATCGCCAATTAGACCAATGAATTCTGCAAATACTTGGGAGAGCATGGCAATAATAAATAAAATGAGTAACGATAGCCATAAGCTGGTCATTGACATTGCCACAGCACAAATGGCAAATAACAGGCTCACACCATAAATGGTTAAAACGGCTTGTCTATGCCCATAACCTTTATTAAGCAAACAATGATGTAAATGACCTTTGTCTGGCGAGCCGACACTTTGTCGATTCAACTTACGACGAATAATGGCAAATGATGTATCCAAGATCGGAACTCCTAAAATAAGCAATGGAACAATTAAGCTAACGATCGTCACACTTTTGAAAAACCCCATTGTTGAAAGTACAGCAATCATATAGCCGAGAAAAAGAGAACCAGTGTCTCCCATAAATATTTTAGCCGGATGAAAATTGTAAATTAAAAAACCTCCTGTACTTCCAATTAACGTTACTCCAAAAGCAAAAACCAAGCCATACGCTGCAGGGTTTCCAGCTGCAAGAACGAGCATAGTAGCTAATGCAATAATGCTGACACCTGTAGCTAACCCGTCTAGTCCGTCAATTAAATTAATCGAATTCATAATGGCAATAATCCAGATGACCGTGGCAATACTACTTAGTATGCCAAGATCTACCTTCTCTCCAAATGGAATTGAAATAAAATCAATTGAAAGTCCAGAACTAACAACAATAACTGCAGATAAGAGTTGAAACATTAATTTATGCTTTGCTTTTAACGCAAACCGATCATCTAACAATCCAATAAGGATAATTGGAATCGCTCCACCTATAATAAATAAAGTCGTTTTCAGGTCAGAATAAAGATGCTCTGTAACAAAAAGTAGACCAGCTCCCGTTCCAATGATAAACGCAACTCCTCCAATGCGAGGCATCATTCGATCGTGCACTTTGCGTTCGTTTGGTTTATCAACAAATCCAAATCGGTGAGCCATTGTTATAACAAGAGGTGTAATAACAATAGTCGCAATGAAACTGACGATACAAGCTACAACTAAAGAGTCCATTTTAATTTCCTCGCTTTTGCTATTCCAAGTTTTTATTTATTCTTCAGTCAGAATAGCAAAATCTATCGAAAAAAAGGGACAATTTACATGTTCTTCATTAACCCTTTAAGAGCTTTAACTAATTTATAATTTCTTTACGCCATTCCATGCATAACTAAAAAAAACACAGCATGATTTAAACCATGGTAACCCTTCATGTTTTCGATAGATCTCCCAGTTCCGTTGTGCTGCCTTCCACTTATTACTTGATATTGAATGACCAACCTTCCGATAAGCTGCTAATTCCTCATTTAAACCATGAGCAATATAACCTTTTTTGAGAATAGATAACCATAGCATAAAGTCTTGCCTGGTCCTTATTGTAGGCATTTGTAGTCTTCCTAATGCATCTTGATTTAACATGACCGTCAAACAACCAATAATTGTATTTGACAACAATTGTTCATACGTAATACTGTTTGGGGCTTGAATCACTTTGGACCTTTCTTTCCCGCTTTCTTTTATTATCCGATAGCTAGTAAAGGAAAAAACATACCGATTTTCCTCCATAAAACTCACTTGACGCATTAACTTTTCTGGTTTCCACAAATCATCGCCATCTAAAAAAGCTACATATTTTCCTTGAGCCTGTTTTAAACCAACATTCCTCGCGACAGCCGCGCCACTGTTTGTATGTAAGTGATGTAGATAAATTCTCTTATCTTTTTGTTTAAAACGCTCTGCTATTTTGTCACTATTGTCACTTGAGGCATCATTTATAAGCAATAATTCCCAGTTTCCGTAGGTTTGGTCCAGTACAGATTGAATCGTCTGTTCCAAAAACAATTCACAGTTATAAACTGGAGTAATAATAGAAACTAACGGTTCATTTTTCATTTACAATTGACACCTCTTTTATATGTTCAATTTTCCAATGTTTCTCATTTTTTTTATAGTAAACTTCAGTTCCTTGCCAATTTAACGTCACTTCGCTTCCATTCTCTTCAGCCACAGTTGGCTCGAGTTCCGTATTAATTTTTGAAAACAATAAAAGATCTTTTTCGCTTATACTCTGCTCAAAGTGAAAATCCAACCATCCTTCCTCACCTTGTTCCAAAGCAAATTCAGCCGCTTTATGATTCAGTTGGATTTCTATAAAAGCTGTTTCGTCGATTGTCTCTGTTTTTTCTTTATAAGGGTTAGCCTCCTCTTCATTAAGGAAGAAAAAACCACTTAAAAATAGGATTACAATCCCTCCAATAAACAAGTTACGTAGCAATAAATCCCCTCCTTTTTGCTTGTCCGATTAAAAAAGGAGCAACATAAGCTCCTTTAGTGCGCTGATGAATGGACGTCTAATGAAAAGTTCTCCCATTTTTTTAACGCTTTTAAACGCCCATCCACTTTTTGACGCCCAACCGGATCGTAATAGAACCCTGCCCCTTCCATCTCCTTCGGCTCAAATAAATTTCTTCCGTCAACGACCACCGGTTGATGCATCAACTCCCTTAACTTAATAAGGTTCATCTCCTTAAATTCATCCCAATCGGTTAATATAAGTACCGCATCTGCTCCGATGACCGCCTCTTGCCAGGAATTTGCAAGTTTGAGTTCCGGCAAATGATGTTTCGCTTGTTCAGACGCTACTGGATCAAAAGCAATTACTTCAATTTTTTCTTTTTGTAACGATTCAACAAGATCAAGCGCTGGCGCTGCCCGCATATCATCGGTATTTGGTTTAAAAGCTAAGCCTAAAATTGCCACTTGCTTCTTATTTAATGACTCGCCTAAAGCCATTTTCACTTTGTTAAAGAGATGACCACGTTGTTGCTTATTTACTTTCTCCACAGCCGGGATGATTTGCATATCATATCCTGCTTGTTTTCCAACACGGATAAACGCTTGAGTATCTTTAGGAAAGCAAGACCCTCCATACCCTGCGCCTGCTTGTAAAAAGGATGGCCCAATCCGAGGATCTAACCCCATCACCTTTGCTAAGGCTGACACATCAGCACCAACTTTTTCACATACATTTGCAACCTCGTTAATAAAACTTATTTTTGTTGCTAAGAAGGCATTGGCGGCATATTTTGCGGTTTCCGCAGTTTCCAAGTTTGTGACAACGATTGACGTATTGAGGGAGGCATGTAATTCTCTTAGAATCTGTTCTGCATGAGCATCCTCCACTCCAAACACAGCTCTTTCCATATGGAGCGTATCGTTAATTGCGCTTCCTTCCCTAAGGAACTCTGGGCAAGAAGCAATTGAAAACAATTCATGACCGCAAATTTCAGCTATCCATTGTTTTATTTGTTTATTTGTTCCAACTGGAACGGTACTTTTTGTAATAATGACCATGCCTGGTCGTATATGTTCACCAATTTCTTTCGCTACTTGTTGAATAAATGTCAAATTTGCTGAACCATCTTCATTGGCAGGCGTACCGACTGCAATAATAATTGCGTCAGCCTTGCTAATTCCAACTGACAGATGTTCAGTAAAGCAAAGTCTTCCCTCACCCATGTTCTTTTTCATTAGTTCTTCTAAATTTGGCTCATAAATTGGAACTTTGCCATTTTGCAATTGCTTAACTTTTGCTTTATCTTGATCAACACAATGTACGTGATGACCTAGTTCACTAAAACAAACACCTGACACGAGTCCAACATAGCCTGTTCCAATTACACTTACATTCATGTTGTCACCTTCTTTTTATATGATGATGAAGCTCTTCTATCGGATAACGTTATATTTCGTTTCGCAAGCTCTGTTAAACCAATAACGATGAGCACAATTATCCAAAAACGCGGAGACGCAAAGTCGGATCGATACATATTAGTAAGTCCTAAATGAATCCATAAAAGTAGCGCGATACTATTGTATAAATGCCCTTTACGTTTTCTCCATAAATAAACAAAAACCCCAATAAATACACATATAAAAACAAGTCCTCCAAAAACACCATGTTCAAATAGTAAGTCGATGAAAGCATTATTTGACGTCCCGCTAACGGCACCTTGGTGACTTAAATATTTGGTTCGAGCTAGAAAATCATAGCTACCTGGTCCAAAGCCAAATAATGCATTAATTGATGAATAGTCAAATAACCATACAAAAGGAAAAACAAGCATGTACAAGCGACTGTGGTGCATGACATCAAATAAACTGTCTAAACGGCCAATAATTGGCATAAACAAGGCTGTAATCAATTGAGGAAAAATTAGTACTGTTATCATTCCTAAAATCAAAATTGATATGATTGCGTACAAACCAACTTTTTTCGGAATAATTCCCCGTGCAAATAAGAGGATTGTTGCAGAAAAGACGATAACTGCAAGATTGACATACCCGCTAACTGAGAAAGATAGCAGTAAAACAAGGACAGCAGGAATGGCATACAAGGAGTATGCCTTTTTCGACAAAAGCATTCCGCCAATAATAAGTCCATCAATTAAAAACGGAACTAAAAAACTCGGTTCATCTGTAAAAGAGGTCAATCGAAAATTAATAAGCACATCTTCACTAACACTATGCACGAAAGCCCGAGTTTCGAACCCCGGCATTGGATAGCCAATTGTGAAATGAAGGAATTGCCAAACACCCCCTGCCACCAATACGCTTAGACCAACAAAATAGCCTTGCGTAAGAGAGTAAGTAACTTTACGCACATCTTTTTGAATAAAGAAAAGGATCAAGAGTGAAAGCGTTGCAAACATTCCAATGTTAATCAAACGATTCAACAGTGAATGTTGGAAGTAAGCAACATATTCGACTGACTGTACAACTGTTAACGCGTAAATCGACGCAGCAATCGACAGAAATGCTGGTAGCGCAATTGCCAAAATCATGGAAATCCCAATTCGATTAAGTGCTTTAAATGAGGTTTCTTCTCTTTGCATGATCCAAGCTACTGCGAATATGCACACCGAGACCATCGTAAGTAAAACGGACATCGGGACTGCTAAAAGATGTTGGAATACGGATGATACAGCAATTGGTGCCAAAGCAGCATAGGTACCCATTACAGTAAAAACAAAAATTTTGGGTCGCAGTGTTACTGAATAAGGGATTGATTGCATATGTATAAAGTCCTTTCAGAGGGAACTGAGGTCATCGTATCACGCAGATAATTACCTTTTATAAAGGGGAAGTAAAGAATTAATTAAGTTTAACTTCACATATTTGCCGTTCGTAAAGCTCTTTTTTAGTAAAAAACGAATTGTATCAAGGCATACCCTCACTTAGTTTGTCCGGATTCCATCTTTACAATCCGTTTTGAGTACACTACCGTTCTATGATTAATCAGACTATACTAAGGTTAAACTGTTGATGGAGGTTGAACATGCATGAGGAAAGTAGTTTTTTTGTTCTTACTAGTACTTCTTGTTGGTTGTGGCAACAAGACTCTGACTATTCGCAGTACGCTAGAGGGGGATAGCTACCTACGAAACAATATTGCCGTACTCTCGCAAGAACAATTTTCATCTCTCTTGAGCGATGACACTGTAGTAGAGAACACCGCTTATACAAAACTTAAAGAAACACTTGAAAAACATAAAGATACACGCTATTTGCTTGCAGAAAACAGGATTTATCGCTACTCCATTGAAAATGAACTACTATATGTAGCAGATTGGACTGAAGAAAACAACGTACATAAGCTTGACTCGATTTCATTCCCATAAACTACCAAAAAACACGCCTATAGAACAGGCGTGTTTTTAATCAATTTTTCATACTTATCCGCACATGCGATGACCGAATATTCAGCGGCACGGTTTGTAAGCTTTTTAGCGTTCATCGGTTTAAGTAAAGCAATCTCCATCCCCTTAGCCAATTCTTTCGCATCTCCAACAGGTACGAGTTGACCATAAAGACCATCTCCAAGTATCTCACTTGGACCACTTGGACAATCCGTTGAGACAACAGGTGTACCCGCAGCTAATGCTTCAACAATGACATTCCCAAATCCTTCATAGATAGAGGACAGCACAAATACATCTGCTTGTTTTATATAAGCATAAGGATTTGATTGAAATCCGATAAAGTCAACAAACGCCCCAATCCCCTTGGTAAATACTAATTGTTCCAGCGCCTTTCTTTCTTCACCATCTCCTACAATAATTAAACGCGTTTTGGGGTCCCGATTATGTACATATGCAAAAGCTTCAATCAACGTTGGGTAATCTTTTTGTTCATGCAATCGTCCAACTGTAATAAAGACTTTTGACTGTTTTTCTTCAAAAAAAGTGTGTTCTACAAAATCTTTCATTTGCCACTTTAGTTCATCTGTTACTACTGGATTATAAATAATATGTACCTTTTCTAAGTTTGCAATGTTTTCAATATCCTTTGCAACTCCCATTGACACGCCTACAACTTCATCAGCAAAGCGATATGTTCGAGCAACCCATTTTTTAATTTTTTTTGAAGATTGATGGCGTTTTGCCTGTTCACTTAAGTGAACGCGGCTTGAAACAATTAATTTTCCTTTATACATACTTATTTTTTTTGCGATAATTACAATGACGTTTATATAATCTTTTGCTGAACAAACGACATCAGGCTTTGCTTCTCGAAGATAGGAAATTAAGGCAGGCAATGCTGTTTTTACTTTCCTTTTCGCTAGATCAACGACTCGAACTCCTTTAGGTATTTCAATCGCATGCTCCCCTTTATTATTCATAACAACTATATCTACTACGTATCCACGCTTAACAAAAGCGTCGGCTAGATGAAGTGTCATCCGCTCCACTCCTCCCGCTTCAAAGGAG
This window encodes:
- a CDS encoding Gfo/Idh/MocA family protein, coding for MAVKAGIVGCGNISDIYFQLNERFDAIQVIACTDLNFAQAVKQAEKYRGVEAQTMDDFFNNKDIEIVINLTVPSAHYVVHKRALESGKHSYGEKPLALTLTEADELQTIANEKGVLLGAAPDTFLGGGLQTCRKLIDDGWIGQPVSANGFMMGHGPESWHPNPDFFYKVGAGPMFDMGPYYITALISLFGPIKRLTSSTGKAFKERMITSVPKFGEMIEVETPTHLSSLLDFENGVIATLVTSFDVWGSNTPNMEVHGTTGSLIVPDPNTFGGPIYIKRQGEMTFQEVPLVYGFQENSRGLGVLDMAQAISDKRKHRASGDLAYHVLEAMHGILQSSEDECHYKMQSTCHQPDAFPLTMTTRGF
- the mgrA gene encoding L-glyceraldehyde 3-phosphate reductase, translated to MSYQAADTRYDAMLYRRAGNSGVKLPAISFGLWHNFGEVDTYKNGRDMIRKAFDLGITHFDLANNYGPPPGSAEQFFGEMLRTDLAPYRDELIISSKAGYRMWEGPYGDWGSKKYLVSSLDQSLKRMGLDYVDVFYHHRPDPDTPLEETMQALDLLVRQGKALYVGVSSYDAKQTAEAVKILDKLGTPLFIHQPSYSMLNRWIEDDLQNVLHKNGVGSIAFIPLAQGLLTTKYLQGVPQGSRASKGTSLSKEDINETLITKLNQLNEIAAERNQSLAQMSLAWVLREEKVTSALIGASNINQIEENVRALQQMTFSKEELKLIDEIVKA
- a CDS encoding SCP2 sterol-binding domain-containing protein: MTTEEKLKAIAEKMNKNPDKIATLQRAYQFHLKSNARFGVTFKSGTVTIEMDPPVNEEACILKLSEPNLQKLLDGNWNPTVAYMTGQLKIDGEVRHALKLHEIVKHYTA
- a CDS encoding class I SAM-dependent methyltransferase, with translation MKNRIVIGAGRYNNNPGWLHTEEAELSLLKSEKWEKRFILESLDAILAEHVWEHLSYKEGLTAAKECYRYLKKGGYIRCAVPDGFFPNKAYQHVVQVGGPGPVNHICAGHKVLFTYHSLKAMFSEAGFLVDLLEYHDETGVFHENNWNGEDGIIFRSKRYDPRNQGESIVFASLIIDAIKK
- a CDS encoding CsbD family protein, giving the protein MSNNGAEDKIKGAGNKAKGAIKDTVGDATNNRKIQADGKKDKIKGEAQDAKGDAKNKAND
- a CDS encoding Gfo/Idh/MocA family protein, producing the protein MTNLNWAILGPGAIASDFAKALLEEHGTIYAVGSRTYEKAKMFAMEHGVEHVFGGYEAMLCDENIDAVYIATPHSNHYEYIRKSLEEGKHVLCEKAITVNGKQLQELINLAYEKNCVLMEAMTIYHMPLYAKLLDKVQSGKLGQLKTINVTFGSRKEDDPENRFFNKELAGGAILDIGTYALSFVRFFLSSQPTEVLTTVKPFLTGVDEQSGILLKNKVEEIATITLSMRAKMPKRGIVACENAFITVDDFPRAKKAMITYYDGRTETVEAGASDKALNYEIQTMEKAILFDSKTHMNLSKDVMTLMDDVRNQWGIKYPFE
- a CDS encoding glycosyltransferase family 4 protein, which translates into the protein MDSLVVACIVSFIATIVITPLVITMAHRFGFVDKPNERKVHDRMMPRIGGVAFIIGTGAGLLFVTEHLYSDLKTTLFIIGGAIPIILIGLLDDRFALKAKHKLMFQLLSAVIVVSSGLSIDFISIPFGEKVDLGILSSIATVIWIIAIMNSINLIDGLDGLATGVSIIALATMLVLAAGNPAAYGLVFAFGVTLIGSTGGFLIYNFHPAKIFMGDTGSLFLGYMIAVLSTMGFFKSVTIVSLIVPLLILGVPILDTSFAIIRRKLNRQSVGSPDKGHLHHCLLNKGYGHRQAVLTIYGVSLLFAICAVAMSMTSLWLSLLILFIIAMLSQVFAEFIGLIGDKRQPLLNTIRKWINSRVVVKEK
- a CDS encoding glycosyltransferase family 2 protein — its product is MKNEPLVSIITPVYNCELFLEQTIQSVLDQTYGNWELLLINDASSDNSDKIAERFKQKDKRIYLHHLHTNSGAAVARNVGLKQAQGKYVAFLDGDDLWKPEKLMRQVSFMEENRYVFSFTSYRIIKESGKERSKVIQAPNSITYEQLLSNTIIGCLTVMLNQDALGRLQMPTIRTRQDFMLWLSILKKGYIAHGLNEELAAYRKVGHSISSNKWKAAQRNWEIYRKHEGLPWFKSCCVFFSYAWNGVKKL
- a CDS encoding UDP-glucose dehydrogenase family protein encodes the protein MNVSVIGTGYVGLVSGVCFSELGHHVHCVDQDKAKVKQLQNGKVPIYEPNLEELMKKNMGEGRLCFTEHLSVGISKADAIIIAVGTPANEDGSANLTFIQQVAKEIGEHIRPGMVIITKSTVPVGTNKQIKQWIAEICGHELFSIASCPEFLREGSAINDTLHMERAVFGVEDAHAEQILRELHASLNTSIVVTNLETAETAKYAANAFLATKISFINEVANVCEKVGADVSALAKVMGLDPRIGPSFLQAGAGYGGSCFPKDTQAFIRVGKQAGYDMQIIPAVEKVNKQQRGHLFNKVKMALGESLNKKQVAILGLAFKPNTDDMRAAPALDLVESLQKEKIEVIAFDPVASEQAKHHLPELKLANSWQEAVIGADAVLILTDWDEFKEMNLIKLRELMHQPVVVDGRNLFEPKEMEGAGFYYDPVGRQKVDGRLKALKKWENFSLDVHSSAH
- a CDS encoding O-antigen ligase family protein produces the protein MQSIPYSVTLRPKIFVFTVMGTYAALAPIAVSSVFQHLLAVPMSVLLTMVSVCIFAVAWIMQREETSFKALNRIGISMILAIALPAFLSIAASIYALTVVQSVEYVAYFQHSLLNRLINIGMFATLSLLILFFIQKDVRKVTYSLTQGYFVGLSVLVAGGVWQFLHFTIGYPMPGFETRAFVHSVSEDVLINFRLTSFTDEPSFLVPFLIDGLIIGGMLLSKKAYSLYAIPAVLVLLLSFSVSGYVNLAVIVFSATILLFARGIIPKKVGLYAIISILILGMITVLIFPQLITALFMPIIGRLDSLFDVMHHSRLYMLVFPFVWLFDYSSINALFGFGPGSYDFLARTKYLSHQGAVSGTSNNAFIDLLFEHGVFGGLVFICVFIGVFVYLWRKRKGHLYNSIALLLWIHLGLTNMYRSDFASPRFWIIVLIVIGLTELAKRNITLSDRRASSSYKKKVTT
- a CDS encoding glycosyltransferase, which encodes MERMTLHLADAFVKRGYVVDIVVMNNKGEHAIEIPKGVRVVDLAKRKVKTALPALISYLREAKPDVVCSAKDYINVIVIIAKKISMYKGKLIVSSRVHLSEQAKRHQSSKKIKKWVARTYRFADEVVGVSMGVAKDIENIANLEKVHIIYNPVVTDELKWQMKDFVEHTFFEEKQSKVFITVGRLHEQKDYPTLIEAFAYVHNRDPKTRLIIVGDGEERKALEQLVFTKGIGAFVDFIGFQSNPYAYIKQADVFVLSSIYEGFGNVIVEALAAGTPVVSTDCPSGPSEILGDGLYGQLVPVGDAKELAKGMEIALLKPMNAKKLTNRAAEYSVIACADKYEKLIKNTPVL